A portion of the Daphnia magna isolate NIES linkage group LG4, ASM2063170v1.1, whole genome shotgun sequence genome contains these proteins:
- the LOC116921456 gene encoding lysine-specific demethylase 5C isoform X1 yields the protein MSAEFEFRPPPAAPTYHPSVQEFQDALAYIAKIRPEAEKYGICKIKPPPGWQPPFAVDVDNCKFTPRIQRLNELEAHTRIKLNFLDKIARFWELQGSSLRIPVVDKKALDLFTLHKLVQEEGGMELITKERRWTTLATKMGLKTANNKGIGGILRTHYERVVYPYVIFETGKNTKKVNVGNSKIKVEDEHKDKDYVPHHIPSRMAVKPPPPTKKSRRNRHFTHTEKEGVETTDRVTRGQVENIDEFDPLEKYVCHNCGRGDAEEAMLLCDGCDDSYHTFCLNPPLNEIPKGDWRCPCCVAEEVSKPTEAFGFEQATKEYTLQTFGEMADQFKADYFNMPGHLVPTSAVEKEFWRIVSSIDEDVVVEYGADLHSMDHGSGFPTLNSRHLLSGDEEYATSGWNLNNLPNVEGSVLCYINADISGMKVPWMYVGMCFSAFCWHNEDHWSYSINYLHWGEHKTWYGVPGDGAVRFEEAMSSAAPELFKSQPDLLHQLVTIMNPNILMDAGVPIYRTDQAAGEFVITFPRAYHAGFNQGYNFAEAVNFTPSDWLDKGRDCVENYSQLHRFCVFSHDELVCKIASSASELNLEIATVAYKDMLKMVESEQELRKNLLAWGVKDSEREAFELLPDDERQCDHCKTTCFLSALTCSCVEDKLVCLRHIKLLCECPPEKHTLRYRYTMEELQGLLLKIQGKVETFNSWAAKLREALKGQGDDRIELAALKALLQEAEEHKFPGTELVLSLREAVESAEKCTMVAQQLMSSKVRTRTRLQGEAKCRLTLEELQLFVQQLKKLPCKLPESEAIHELFKNVTEFQKEARLLLEPLVDTQSIPELEVLQKCLERGATLGIDLPEIARLKLRIQQAEWMGKYRDLLGTNPMWDPDVIPSGDRDATEEEEAGEVSLDSLRELLELGVGLPPHPVLEKSLAKLQGLLEMSEKIEDKASNFLQAKPRLPLSSADMIIKEVVLLPTYLPSVAALTEAAKKARDWMTRLEILQKLEYSPYLEALESLMSKAKTIAVKLDSLDELENQIAAAHAWRERTAKTFLRKNSYYSLIEVLSPKLDVLVVTRFRRRRPKEDPFNPVNVTHVIAVEAEKKEDPRLIVEAFKESESSELTSFKRIRVQNIQKKVHDDQGLAHYCVCQGKAQGGMIECALCKEWFHLSCLRGAKQQGPGAKNKANGEGNLISGMKDGRYLCGYCCRSRRPRLETILSLLVSLQKLPVRLPEGEALQCLTERAMNWQDRARQLLSTEELTTCLSQLSATLQRATDAAARKKADNKTSQNDLSKLPTSEHRDLFSGSEESQDSEYTARDSIPEVVEQPPALSNSEHAYSSFSRDGSGCTTSNKKNVRKSPLVPRQLNSSVWTSPSNMSASCAQNVPLLSLSSQTVAKLEDLILEGDSLEVSLDETIHIGRILQAIKAPSEPPVMALLYSKDDEQDCDPNGDSFSKRKMQGKKRRLDSTGDKQQSKGPKGNKNAKPMKVNKKPRMMKKTDGKKRQSTNESENEEDCAADQCLKPTGKEVIWVQCDGGCEMWFHLRCVGLQARDVKANEDYICRRCAVKNPASVDVDIVDKDE from the exons ATGTCAGCCGAATTTGAGTTCCGTCCTCCGCCAGCTGCACCGACATACCATCCATCAGTACAAGAATTTCAGGATGCTTTGGCGTATATAGCGAAAATTCGACCGGAAGCTGAAAAATATGGAATATGCAAAATTAAGCCCCCACCA GGTTGGCAGCCTCCATTTGCTGTTGATGTTGATAACTGCAAATTCACACCCAGAATTCAAAGGCTTAATGAACTGGAG GCACATACAAGaatcaaattgaatttcttggACAAAATTGCAAGGTTCTGGGAATTACAGGGCTCTTCTCTAAGAATCCCTGTTGTTGATAAGAAAGCTTTGGATTTGTTTACCCTTCACAAGCTTGTTCAAGAAGAAG GTGGGATGGAATTAATAACAAAGGAAAGGAGGTGGACAACACTTGCAACAAAAATGGGCCTGAAAACAGCAAACAACAAAGGCATTGGTGGTATTCTGCGCACACATTATGAAAGAGTCGTATATCCGTACGTTATTTTTGAAACCGGAAAGAATACGAAAAAGGTCAATGTTGGCAACAGTAAAATTAAGGTTGAAGACGAGCATAAGGATAAAGATTACGTTCCTCATCACATTCCTTCGAGAATGGCAGTCAAACCTCCTCCTCCTA CTAAGAAATCCCGACGAAATCGCCATTTTACCCATACCGAAAAAGAAGGAGTTGAAACGACCGATCGAGTTACACGTGGACAAG TGGAAAACATCGACGAGTTCGACCCACTAGAAAAATACGTTTGTCACAATTGTGGTCGAGGTGATGCCGAAGAAGCCATGTTACTCTGCGACGGATGTGATGACAGTTACCATACTTTTTGTCTTAATCCCCCCTTGAATGAGATTCCGAAAGGGGATTGGAGATGTCCTTGTTGCGTAGCAGAAGAAGTTAGTAAACCAACGGAAGCATTTGGTTTCGAACAG GCTACCAAAGAATACACACTTCAGACGTTCGGTGAAATGGCTGATCAATTCAAAGCTGACTACTTCAACATGCCAGGCCACTTGGTTCCGACGTCAGCAgtggaaaaagaattttggaGAATCGTTTCCTCAATTGATGAGGATGTTGTTGTCGAGTACGGGGCTGACTTGCACTCCATGGACCATGGATCAG GCTTTCCAACCCTCAATTCACGGCATCTTCTATCTGGCGATGAAGAATATGCCACTTCTGGTTGGAATCTTAACAATTTACCAAATGTAGAGGGTTCAGTACTGTGCTACATTAATGCTGATATCTCTGGAATGAAAGTTCCTTGGATGTATGTTG GAATGTGTTTTTCTGCATTTTGCTGGCACAACGAAGATCACTGGAGTTACTCGATTAATTATTTGCATTGGGGTGAGCATAAAACTTGGTACGGAGTTCCTGGAGATGGAGCAGTGAGATTCGAAGAAGCCATGAGCAGTGCAGCTCCTGAACTATTCAAAA GTCAACCTGATCTTCTTCATCAGTTGGTCACAATTATGAATCCCAATATATTAATGGACGCTGGTGTCCCTATATACCGTACTGACCAGGCAGCGGGCGAGTTTGTTATTACATTTCCCCGTGCCTATCACGCCGGATTCAATCAGGGATACAATTTCGCCGAGGCCGTTAACTTTACACCATCCGATTGGTTGGACAAGGGACGAGATTGCGTCGAAAACTATTCACAACTCCATCGCTTTTGTGTGTTTTCTCACGATGAATTGGTGTGCAAAATCGCGTCTTCAGCATCGGAACTAAATCTCGAAATCGCCACCGTTGCCTATAAGGATATGTTGAAAATGGTCGAGAGTGAGCAAGAATTACGTAAAAACCTTCTGGCCTGGGGTGTCAAA GATTCGGAGAGGGAAGCTTTCGAGCTATTGCCAGACGACGAGCGTCAATGCGATCATTGTAAAACAACATGCTTTTTGTCGGCTCTGACATGTAGCTGCGTGGAGGACAAACTCGTTTGTCTTAGACATATAAAGCTTCTGTGTGAATGCCCGCCTGAGAAGCATACCCTCCGCTACCGGTATACGATGGAGGAGTTACAAGGTCTACTCCTGAAAATCCAAGGAAAAGTCGAAACTTTTAACAGCTGGGCGGCTAAACTACGAGAAGCTTTGAAAGGACAAGGAGATGATCGAATTG AATTAGCGGCTCTAAAAGCCCTCCTGCAGGAAGCGGAAGAACATAAATTCCCCGGTACAGAATTGGTGCTATCACTTCGAGAAGCAGTAGAAAGTGCAGAAAAATGCACTATGGTGGCACAACAGCTGATGAGCAGTAAAGTACGAACGCGTACTCGCCTCCAAGGAGAGGCAAAATGTCGTCTCACTCTAGAAGAGTTACAGTTGTTTGTccaacaactaaaaaaacttCCGTGCAAGCTGCCCGAATCTGAAGCGATACATG aactttttaaaaatgttacCGAATTTCAAAAGGAAGCTAGACTACTTCTTGAGCCTCTCGTCGATACTCAGTCCATCCCAGAACTAGAAGTTCTTCAAAAATGTCTGGAGAGGGGAGCTACTTTGGGAATAGATCTCCCTGAAATTGCCCGTTTGAAACTT CGGATTCAGCAGGCCGAGTGGATGGGGAAGTACCGAGACCTGCTTGGAACAAATCCGATGTGGGATCCCGACGTTATTCCTTCTGGTGATCGCGATGCTACCGAAGAAGAGGAAGCAGGAGAGGTATCCTTGGACTCTTTGCGTGAACTGTTGGAGCTTGGTGTGGGCCTTCCTCCTCATCCCGTGTTGGAAAAATCCCTTGCAAAACTACAAGGGTTACTTGAGATGTCTGAGAAAATTGAAGATAAGGCGTCCAATTTCCTGCAGGCCAA GCCAAGACTTCCTCTGTCCTCAGCCGATATGATCATAAAAGAAGTTGTGTTGCTACCAACTTACCTGCCCTCTGTCGCTGCCTTGACGGAAGCTGCCAAGAAAGCACGGGACTGGATGACTCGTCTGGAGATTTTACAGAAGCTGGAGTATAGTCCATATCTGGAAGCTCTCGAGAGTTTAATGTCTAAAGCCAAGACGATTGCCGTTAAGCTGGATTCGCTTGACGAACTCGAAAATCAAATTGCTGCAGCTCATGCTTGGCGGGAAAGAACTGCTAAAACTTTCTTACGAAAAAATTCATACTACTCGCTGATAGAAGTCCTTTCACCGAAGCTCGACGTATTGG TTGTAACACGTTTCCGTCGTCGTCGACCCAAAGAAGATCCTTTTAATCCAGTTAACGTCACTCATGTCATAGCTGTTGAagcagagaaaaaagaagatccTCGTCTAATTGTCGAGGCGTTTAAAGAGAGTGAGAGCAGTGAATTGACTAGTTTCAAACGTATACGAGTTCAAAACATTCAG AAAAAAGTGCATGATGATCAAGGTCTGGCTCACTACTGTGTTTGCCAGGGCAAAGCCCAGGGGGGCATGATCGAATGCGCTCTCTGTAAGGAATGGTTCCATCTTTCGTGTCTGAGAGGAGCTAAACAGCAAGGCCCAGGAGCAAAGAACAAGGCAAATGGCGAAGGCAATTTGATTAGCGGAATGAAAGACGGACGCTATCTCTGTGGTTACTGTTGCCGGTCGAGGCGACCTCGTCTTGAAACTATTCTCTCATTATTGGTGTCCTTACAAAAACTACCAGTCAGGTTACCTGAAGGTGAAGCCCTTCAGTGCCTCACAGAAAGAGCCATGAATTGGCAG GATCGAGCTCGTCAGCTGCTCTCTACTGAAGAATTAACGACTTGCCTGTCTCAGTTATCGGCCACATTGCAACGTGCTACCGACGCTGCTGCTCGAAAGAAGGCGGACAACAAAACTAGCCAGAATGATCTTTCCAAATTGCCGACAAGTGAGCATCGAGATTTATTCAGTGGCAGCGAAGAGTCTCAAGATAGCGAATATACGGCCCGAGACAGTATTCCCGAGGTTGTGGAACAACCTCCAGCACTAAGCAATTCCGAGCACGCCTACTCATCCTTTTCCAGAG ATGGTTCTGGCTGCACGACTTCCAACAAGAAGAATGTGCGTAAATCACCTTTAGTTCCTCGGCAGCTTAATTCTTCCGTGTGGACCTCACCATCAAACATGTCAGCAAGCTGTGCACAGAATGTTCCTCTCCTTTCGCTCTCTTCTCAAACTGTTGCTAAGCTTGAAGATCTCATTCTCGAGGGTGATTCACTTGAAGTCTCTCTCGATGAAACTATCCATATAGGACGTATTCTTCAG GCGATTAAGGCTCCCTCGGAACCTCCTGTCATGGCACTTCTGTACTCCAAAGACGATGAACAGGATTGTGACCCCAATGGGGATTCCTTTTCTAAAAGGAAGATGCAAGGCAAGAAAAGGAGATTGGATTCAACAGGGGATAAACAACAGTCTAAA gGCCCCAAAGGTAATAAGAACGCGAAACCGATGAAAGTGAACAAGAAACCCAGAATGATGAAGAAAACTGATGGTAAGAAAAGGCAATCGACAAATGAGAGTGAAAATGAGGAGGACTGCGCTGCTGATCAATGTTTGAAG CCTACAGGCAAAGAAGTCATCTGGGTGCAATGTGATGGAGGCTGTGAAATGTGGTTCCACCTTAG ATGCGTTGGATTACAAGCAAGGGACGTAAAGGCAAATGAAGACTATATTTGTCGACGATGTGCCGTCAAAAATCCTGCTTCAGTCGATGTTGACATAGTTGACAAGGACGAGTAA
- the LOC116921450 gene encoding uncharacterized protein LOC116921450 — MTDKNDDELPATRGALQKYKTMLEKCLREYEGLDRGLAALRFQLEERQQLESKIESLEENLRLTNGVLGRTQALLLTERNNCQQMALHIDLLRKQHELDREKLDLLLSLNGKPVPNHFFQGELVLKQHIAKMDKLMKEQASKLLDERSLLKEEWEKERRINEKCKKELKQRIQDLKEKLLLANDYRMQRSQKHIQDFLSGKTVDDFNYLFDHSSTPSARGTRVEHCTDQEIKRLRKKVVELEKETESYHKKLTAQNNMVQEIKDESQKRADKFQTQTKSMKEMMERLKEENNQLNKRRLIEGSGFRNEVKLLKDQLDRTQRQLCFLTLRKCEG, encoded by the exons ATGACCGATAAAAATGACGACGAACTCCCAGCAACAAGAGGAGCACTGCAAAAGTACAAAACCATGTTGGAAAAATGCTTGAGAGAATATGAAGGATTGGATAGGGGCCTTGCAGC ATTGAGATTTCAATTAGAAGAAAGACAACAACTTGAGTCAAAAATTGAATCTTTAGAAGAAAACCTCAGGTTGACTAATGGTGTTTTGGGCAGGACCCAAGCTCTGTTATTGACAGAACGCAATAATTGCCAACAAATGGCTCTTCATATTGATCTTCTTAGA aaacAACATGAATTGGATCGTGAAAAGCTAGACCTCCTTCTTTCCCTGAATGGGAAACCTGTACcgaatcatttttttcaagGAGAGCTTGTCTTGAAGCAGCATATAGCAAAAATGGATAAACTAATGAAAGAACAAGCCTCTAAGTTGCTTGATGAGCGATCTCTTCTAAAAGAGGAAtgggagaaagaaagaaggataaatgaaaaatgtaaaaaagaattgaaacaaAG AATCCAGGACTTGAAGGAAAAACTTTTATTGGCAAATGACTATAGGATGCAACGTAGCCAAAAACACATACAGGACTTCCTTTCTGGGAAAACTGTAGATGATTTTAATTATCTTTTTGATCATAGTAGCACTCCAAGTGCTCGAGGCACGAGAGTGGAGCATTGCACTGATCAGGAAATTAAGAGATTACGA AAAAAGGTTGTTGAACTCGAAAAAGAAACGGAATCGTATCACAAAAAATTGACAGCGCAGAACAATATGgttcaagaaattaaggatGAATCTCAAAAGAGAGCAGACAAATTCCAA ACCCAAACTAAGTCTATGAAAGAAATGATGGAGCGattaaaagaggaaaacaatcAGTTGAATAAACGTAGGCTAATAGAAGGTTCCGGTTTTCGCAACGAAGTTAAATTATTAAAGGATCAACTTGACAGAACTCAACGCCAGCTATGTTTCTTAACTTTGCGAAAGTGTGAAGGATGA
- the LOC116921456 gene encoding lysine-specific demethylase 5C isoform X2, giving the protein MSAEFEFRPPPAAPTYHPSVQEFQDALAYIAKIRPEAEKYGICKIKPPPGWQPPFAVDVDNCKFTPRIQRLNELEAHTRIKLNFLDKIARFWELQGSSLRIPVVDKKALDLFTLHKLVQEEGGMELITKERRWTTLATKMGLKTANNKGIGGILRTHYERVVYPYVIFETGKNTKKVNVGNSKIKVEDEHKDKDYVPHHIPSRMAVKPPPPTKKSRRNRHFTHTEKEGVETTDRVTRGQVENIDEFDPLEKYVCHNCGRGDAEEAMLLCDGCDDSYHTFCLNPPLNEIPKGDWRCPCCVAEEVSKPTEAFGFEQATKEYTLQTFGEMADQFKADYFNMPGHLVPTSAVEKEFWRIVSSIDEDVVVEYGADLHSMDHGSGFPTLNSRHLLSGDEEYATSGWNLNNLPNVEGSVLCYINADISGMKVPWMYVGMCFSAFCWHNEDHWSYSINYLHWGEHKTWYGVPGDGAVRFEEAMSSAAPELFKSQPDLLHQLVTIMNPNILMDAGVPIYRTDQAAGEFVITFPRAYHAGFNQGYNFAEAVNFTPSDWLDKGRDCVENYSQLHRFCVFSHDELVCKIASSASELNLEIATVAYKDMLKMVESEQELRKNLLAWGVKDSEREAFELLPDDERQCDHCKTTCFLSALTCSCVEDKLVCLRHIKLLCECPPEKHTLRYRYTMEELQGLLLKIQGKVETFNSWAAKLREALKGQGDDRIELAALKALLQEAEEHKFPGTELVLSLREAVESAEKCTMVAQQLMSSKVRTRTRLQGEAKCRLTLEELQLFVQQLKKLPCKLPESEAIHELFKNVTEFQKEARLLLEPLVDTQSIPELEVLQKCLERGATLGIDLPEIARLKLQAEWMGKYRDLLGTNPMWDPDVIPSGDRDATEEEEAGEVSLDSLRELLELGVGLPPHPVLEKSLAKLQGLLEMSEKIEDKASNFLQAKPRLPLSSADMIIKEVVLLPTYLPSVAALTEAAKKARDWMTRLEILQKLEYSPYLEALESLMSKAKTIAVKLDSLDELENQIAAAHAWRERTAKTFLRKNSYYSLIEVLSPKLDVLVVTRFRRRRPKEDPFNPVNVTHVIAVEAEKKEDPRLIVEAFKESESSELTSFKRIRVQNIQKKVHDDQGLAHYCVCQGKAQGGMIECALCKEWFHLSCLRGAKQQGPGAKNKANGEGNLISGMKDGRYLCGYCCRSRRPRLETILSLLVSLQKLPVRLPEGEALQCLTERAMNWQDRARQLLSTEELTTCLSQLSATLQRATDAAARKKADNKTSQNDLSKLPTSEHRDLFSGSEESQDSEYTARDSIPEVVEQPPALSNSEHAYSSFSRDGSGCTTSNKKNVRKSPLVPRQLNSSVWTSPSNMSASCAQNVPLLSLSSQTVAKLEDLILEGDSLEVSLDETIHIGRILQAIKAPSEPPVMALLYSKDDEQDCDPNGDSFSKRKMQGKKRRLDSTGDKQQSKGPKGNKNAKPMKVNKKPRMMKKTDGKKRQSTNESENEEDCAADQCLKPTGKEVIWVQCDGGCEMWFHLRCVGLQARDVKANEDYICRRCAVKNPASVDVDIVDKDE; this is encoded by the exons ATGTCAGCCGAATTTGAGTTCCGTCCTCCGCCAGCTGCACCGACATACCATCCATCAGTACAAGAATTTCAGGATGCTTTGGCGTATATAGCGAAAATTCGACCGGAAGCTGAAAAATATGGAATATGCAAAATTAAGCCCCCACCA GGTTGGCAGCCTCCATTTGCTGTTGATGTTGATAACTGCAAATTCACACCCAGAATTCAAAGGCTTAATGAACTGGAG GCACATACAAGaatcaaattgaatttcttggACAAAATTGCAAGGTTCTGGGAATTACAGGGCTCTTCTCTAAGAATCCCTGTTGTTGATAAGAAAGCTTTGGATTTGTTTACCCTTCACAAGCTTGTTCAAGAAGAAG GTGGGATGGAATTAATAACAAAGGAAAGGAGGTGGACAACACTTGCAACAAAAATGGGCCTGAAAACAGCAAACAACAAAGGCATTGGTGGTATTCTGCGCACACATTATGAAAGAGTCGTATATCCGTACGTTATTTTTGAAACCGGAAAGAATACGAAAAAGGTCAATGTTGGCAACAGTAAAATTAAGGTTGAAGACGAGCATAAGGATAAAGATTACGTTCCTCATCACATTCCTTCGAGAATGGCAGTCAAACCTCCTCCTCCTA CTAAGAAATCCCGACGAAATCGCCATTTTACCCATACCGAAAAAGAAGGAGTTGAAACGACCGATCGAGTTACACGTGGACAAG TGGAAAACATCGACGAGTTCGACCCACTAGAAAAATACGTTTGTCACAATTGTGGTCGAGGTGATGCCGAAGAAGCCATGTTACTCTGCGACGGATGTGATGACAGTTACCATACTTTTTGTCTTAATCCCCCCTTGAATGAGATTCCGAAAGGGGATTGGAGATGTCCTTGTTGCGTAGCAGAAGAAGTTAGTAAACCAACGGAAGCATTTGGTTTCGAACAG GCTACCAAAGAATACACACTTCAGACGTTCGGTGAAATGGCTGATCAATTCAAAGCTGACTACTTCAACATGCCAGGCCACTTGGTTCCGACGTCAGCAgtggaaaaagaattttggaGAATCGTTTCCTCAATTGATGAGGATGTTGTTGTCGAGTACGGGGCTGACTTGCACTCCATGGACCATGGATCAG GCTTTCCAACCCTCAATTCACGGCATCTTCTATCTGGCGATGAAGAATATGCCACTTCTGGTTGGAATCTTAACAATTTACCAAATGTAGAGGGTTCAGTACTGTGCTACATTAATGCTGATATCTCTGGAATGAAAGTTCCTTGGATGTATGTTG GAATGTGTTTTTCTGCATTTTGCTGGCACAACGAAGATCACTGGAGTTACTCGATTAATTATTTGCATTGGGGTGAGCATAAAACTTGGTACGGAGTTCCTGGAGATGGAGCAGTGAGATTCGAAGAAGCCATGAGCAGTGCAGCTCCTGAACTATTCAAAA GTCAACCTGATCTTCTTCATCAGTTGGTCACAATTATGAATCCCAATATATTAATGGACGCTGGTGTCCCTATATACCGTACTGACCAGGCAGCGGGCGAGTTTGTTATTACATTTCCCCGTGCCTATCACGCCGGATTCAATCAGGGATACAATTTCGCCGAGGCCGTTAACTTTACACCATCCGATTGGTTGGACAAGGGACGAGATTGCGTCGAAAACTATTCACAACTCCATCGCTTTTGTGTGTTTTCTCACGATGAATTGGTGTGCAAAATCGCGTCTTCAGCATCGGAACTAAATCTCGAAATCGCCACCGTTGCCTATAAGGATATGTTGAAAATGGTCGAGAGTGAGCAAGAATTACGTAAAAACCTTCTGGCCTGGGGTGTCAAA GATTCGGAGAGGGAAGCTTTCGAGCTATTGCCAGACGACGAGCGTCAATGCGATCATTGTAAAACAACATGCTTTTTGTCGGCTCTGACATGTAGCTGCGTGGAGGACAAACTCGTTTGTCTTAGACATATAAAGCTTCTGTGTGAATGCCCGCCTGAGAAGCATACCCTCCGCTACCGGTATACGATGGAGGAGTTACAAGGTCTACTCCTGAAAATCCAAGGAAAAGTCGAAACTTTTAACAGCTGGGCGGCTAAACTACGAGAAGCTTTGAAAGGACAAGGAGATGATCGAATTG AATTAGCGGCTCTAAAAGCCCTCCTGCAGGAAGCGGAAGAACATAAATTCCCCGGTACAGAATTGGTGCTATCACTTCGAGAAGCAGTAGAAAGTGCAGAAAAATGCACTATGGTGGCACAACAGCTGATGAGCAGTAAAGTACGAACGCGTACTCGCCTCCAAGGAGAGGCAAAATGTCGTCTCACTCTAGAAGAGTTACAGTTGTTTGTccaacaactaaaaaaacttCCGTGCAAGCTGCCCGAATCTGAAGCGATACATG aactttttaaaaatgttacCGAATTTCAAAAGGAAGCTAGACTACTTCTTGAGCCTCTCGTCGATACTCAGTCCATCCCAGAACTAGAAGTTCTTCAAAAATGTCTGGAGAGGGGAGCTACTTTGGGAATAGATCTCCCTGAAATTGCCCGTTTGAAACTT CAGGCCGAGTGGATGGGGAAGTACCGAGACCTGCTTGGAACAAATCCGATGTGGGATCCCGACGTTATTCCTTCTGGTGATCGCGATGCTACCGAAGAAGAGGAAGCAGGAGAGGTATCCTTGGACTCTTTGCGTGAACTGTTGGAGCTTGGTGTGGGCCTTCCTCCTCATCCCGTGTTGGAAAAATCCCTTGCAAAACTACAAGGGTTACTTGAGATGTCTGAGAAAATTGAAGATAAGGCGTCCAATTTCCTGCAGGCCAA GCCAAGACTTCCTCTGTCCTCAGCCGATATGATCATAAAAGAAGTTGTGTTGCTACCAACTTACCTGCCCTCTGTCGCTGCCTTGACGGAAGCTGCCAAGAAAGCACGGGACTGGATGACTCGTCTGGAGATTTTACAGAAGCTGGAGTATAGTCCATATCTGGAAGCTCTCGAGAGTTTAATGTCTAAAGCCAAGACGATTGCCGTTAAGCTGGATTCGCTTGACGAACTCGAAAATCAAATTGCTGCAGCTCATGCTTGGCGGGAAAGAACTGCTAAAACTTTCTTACGAAAAAATTCATACTACTCGCTGATAGAAGTCCTTTCACCGAAGCTCGACGTATTGG TTGTAACACGTTTCCGTCGTCGTCGACCCAAAGAAGATCCTTTTAATCCAGTTAACGTCACTCATGTCATAGCTGTTGAagcagagaaaaaagaagatccTCGTCTAATTGTCGAGGCGTTTAAAGAGAGTGAGAGCAGTGAATTGACTAGTTTCAAACGTATACGAGTTCAAAACATTCAG AAAAAAGTGCATGATGATCAAGGTCTGGCTCACTACTGTGTTTGCCAGGGCAAAGCCCAGGGGGGCATGATCGAATGCGCTCTCTGTAAGGAATGGTTCCATCTTTCGTGTCTGAGAGGAGCTAAACAGCAAGGCCCAGGAGCAAAGAACAAGGCAAATGGCGAAGGCAATTTGATTAGCGGAATGAAAGACGGACGCTATCTCTGTGGTTACTGTTGCCGGTCGAGGCGACCTCGTCTTGAAACTATTCTCTCATTATTGGTGTCCTTACAAAAACTACCAGTCAGGTTACCTGAAGGTGAAGCCCTTCAGTGCCTCACAGAAAGAGCCATGAATTGGCAG GATCGAGCTCGTCAGCTGCTCTCTACTGAAGAATTAACGACTTGCCTGTCTCAGTTATCGGCCACATTGCAACGTGCTACCGACGCTGCTGCTCGAAAGAAGGCGGACAACAAAACTAGCCAGAATGATCTTTCCAAATTGCCGACAAGTGAGCATCGAGATTTATTCAGTGGCAGCGAAGAGTCTCAAGATAGCGAATATACGGCCCGAGACAGTATTCCCGAGGTTGTGGAACAACCTCCAGCACTAAGCAATTCCGAGCACGCCTACTCATCCTTTTCCAGAG ATGGTTCTGGCTGCACGACTTCCAACAAGAAGAATGTGCGTAAATCACCTTTAGTTCCTCGGCAGCTTAATTCTTCCGTGTGGACCTCACCATCAAACATGTCAGCAAGCTGTGCACAGAATGTTCCTCTCCTTTCGCTCTCTTCTCAAACTGTTGCTAAGCTTGAAGATCTCATTCTCGAGGGTGATTCACTTGAAGTCTCTCTCGATGAAACTATCCATATAGGACGTATTCTTCAG GCGATTAAGGCTCCCTCGGAACCTCCTGTCATGGCACTTCTGTACTCCAAAGACGATGAACAGGATTGTGACCCCAATGGGGATTCCTTTTCTAAAAGGAAGATGCAAGGCAAGAAAAGGAGATTGGATTCAACAGGGGATAAACAACAGTCTAAA gGCCCCAAAGGTAATAAGAACGCGAAACCGATGAAAGTGAACAAGAAACCCAGAATGATGAAGAAAACTGATGGTAAGAAAAGGCAATCGACAAATGAGAGTGAAAATGAGGAGGACTGCGCTGCTGATCAATGTTTGAAG CCTACAGGCAAAGAAGTCATCTGGGTGCAATGTGATGGAGGCTGTGAAATGTGGTTCCACCTTAG ATGCGTTGGATTACAAGCAAGGGACGTAAAGGCAAATGAAGACTATATTTGTCGACGATGTGCCGTCAAAAATCCTGCTTCAGTCGATGTTGACATAGTTGACAAGGACGAGTAA